One segment of Polypterus senegalus isolate Bchr_013 chromosome 8, ASM1683550v1, whole genome shotgun sequence DNA contains the following:
- the LOC120534602 gene encoding interferon-induced very large GTPase 1-like: protein MQIMETNQLNSDQLTCPVCLEFLQDPASLPCGHNYCMKCIQEYWHQTEVYNCPQCRQKFPSMPGLAKNILLANLVENMKQAGFSGSSPDEYAYAVTVRARKVNVPESESENEENPQQQATERETTWKINEYRAPKKEEKNGFVTKKVTEGTEDNRRKEGMMETNIEQHTGMKDGENNDYVMEKQNKYIQEKHGTNKQTENHEQKEMTESKCMTEHGNDQKAIQTESARKINDKAVKSVKEKEFISLLEKLGLKEPYKKSMCKTDAIVIKKMALCEIRPKNNKDLPYFYLERLIMMDYRMRYLFCQEIDSSTASESQKNRETEVDLSLDEFFSDNCEDEEEVDTHQSGHIHPMDLQMALLHCSDDFLKQYLYSKLYLCQYALPFLVPDPCSSNIEFPLWAFHQIKISCKDTNTQSSKVSSVVQTDMPLVSFIRLGSSLVSKSHIMNMVLNRQKHNTFFHRHCKGSRRDNVLIDGVVEIAWFSCGGRKDDVFEDCIAFTNLHGDARQYDKQVNFLLQISAVNVVFISDSGLKEQDKVFLKKFFDSPQPLICLHADKEIIKGSRSGQKIRIGLKNRNEAELTEEIISILKHCLSVSKKTIRIEACSDIAVRHGFVVDEENKDCREGRALAEAVVCLVKDKSLLERKEAFLPLQGHMWHKWCQEDKELYRLKQKGNKSIEQYRSEIEGRKKRIREEQLRRAFPLNDLMKNLIDILHSHSKPIKMYFLQWLKVFLDELLADSVPELQQLYHKTWLQMQTLQNKLISPNEISELQAVLGELSNQISDCIFDLKHILREMGQIFEASQTVKTIDGNCIASLPGIATELLISGHPLELMDGDAAHVPVKWICSVLDKVQEKLGDVRLFVLSVLGLQSSGKSTLLNAMFGLQFDVSAGRCTRGAFMQLIKVDDEIQAEIKYDYILVVDTEGLRAIELSNKKSLSHDNELATFVMGLGNITVINIFGENPSEIQDILQISVQAFLRMKQVNLSPSCLFVHQNVEETGAKDKNMEARRRLQEKLDEMTRVAAEEE, encoded by the exons ATAATGGAGACTAACCAGTTGAACAGTGACCAGCTGACCTGCCCAGTGTGTCTGGAGTTCCTGCAGGATCCAGCATCTCTTCCGTGTGGACACAATTATTGCATGAAATGTATACAGGAGTACTGGCACCAGACAGAAGTCTATAATTGTCCACAGTGCCGGCAGAAATTCCCCTCAATGCCTGGTTTGGCTAAAAACATTCTCCTTGCAAATTTGGTTGAGAATATGAAGCAAGCTGGATTTTCTGGTTCTTCTCCTGATGAGTATGCATATGCAGTAACT gtaAGAGCAAGAAAAGTAAATGTTCCAGAATCAGAAAGTGAAAATGAGGAAAACCCCCAGCAGCAGGCTACAGAAAGAGAGACCACATGGAAAATCAATGAATACCGAGCAccgaaaaaggaagaaaaaaatggctTTGTAACCAAAAAAGTGACAGAAGGTACAGAGGATAATAGAAGAAAGGAGGGAATGATGGAAACAAACATAGAACAGCATACAGGTATGAAAGATGGAGAGAATAATGACTATGtcatggaaaaacaaaacaagtacattCAGGAGAAACAtggaacaaataaacaaactgaaaaccATGAGCAGAAGGAAATGACAGAAAGCAAATGTATGACTGAGCATGGAAATGACCAGAAGGCAATACAAACAGAAAGTGCAAGAAAAATAAACGACAAGGCGGTAAAGAGTGTGAAGGAGAAAGAATTCATCAGTTTGCTTGAAAAGCTGGGCCTCAAGGAACCCTATAAAAAATCAATGTGTAAAACAGATGCAATTGTTATTAAGAAGATGGCTCTTTGTGAAATTCGGCCAAAGAATAACAAGGATCTGCCTTATTTCTATCTGGAAAGACTCATTATGATGGATTACAGAATGAGATATTTATTTTGTCAGGAAATTGACTCATCTACTGCAAGTGAGAGTCAGAAGAACAGAGAAACGGAGGTGGATTTATCACTTGACGAATTCTTTAGCGACAACTGTGAGGATGAAGAAGAGGTGGATACACATCAGTCAGGACACATCCATCCCATGGATCTCCAGATGGCTCTTCTCCACTGTTCTGATGACTTCCTGAAGCAGTATCTCTACTCCAAGCTCTATCTCTGCCAGTATGCTCTGCCCTTTTTGGTTCCTGACCCTTGCAGCTCAAACATTGAATTTCCTTTGTGGGCTTTTCATCAAATTAAAATCAGCTGCAAAGATACAAACACACAGAGCAGTAAAGTGAGTTCTGTGGTTCAGACAGACATGCCGCTGGTATCTTTTATAAGACTTGGCTCGTCCTTAGTGTCTAAATCTCATATCATGAACATGGTCCTGAACAGACAGAAGCACAACACCTTCTTCCATCGACACTGCAAAGGCAGCAGGCGAGACAATGTGCTGATAGATGGTGTGGTGGAGATTGCCTGGTTCAGCTGTGGTGGCAGGAAGGATGATGTCTTTGAAGACTGCATTGCATTCACCAACCTACATGGAGATGCCAGGCAATATGACAAGCAGGTAAACTTCTTACTTCAGATTTCTGCTGTCAATGTGGTTTTCATATCAGATTCAGGTCTGAAAGAACAGGATAAAGTATTCCTGAAGAAGTTCTTTGATTCACCACAGCCACTAATTTGTCTTCATGctgataaagaaataattaaagggAGTAGATCAGGGCAGAAAATTAGAATAGGATTGAAGAACAGGAATGAAGCAGAACTTACAGAGGAGATCATTTCAATCCTCAAACATTGTCTGTCCGTATCAAAGAAGACAATCCGAATAGAAGCATGTTCAGACATTGCAGTGAGACATGGCTTTGTTGttgatgaagaaaataaagactGTAGGGAAGGACGAGCCCTGGCAGAGGCTGTTGTGTGTCTGGTTAAAGACAAGAGCTTACTAGAAAGGAAGGAGGCATTTCTGCCACTTCAGGGTCATATGTGGCACAAATGGTGTCAGGAAGACAAAGAGCTTTACCGCTTGAAACAGAAAGGAAATAAAAGCATTGAACAGTACAGGAGTGAGATTGAGGGTAGAAAGAAGAGGATAAGGGAAGAGCAATTAAGGAGAGCTTTCCCACTAAATGATCTCATGAAAAATCTGATTGACATCCTGCATTCACATTCAAAacctattaaaatgtattttctccaATGGCTGAAGGTCTTCCTGGATGAACTATTAGCAGATTCAGTTCCTGAACTTCAGCAGCTATACCACAAGACTTGGTTACAAATGCAGAcactacaaaataaattaatctcaCCCAATGAGATAAGTGAACTTCAGGCTGTATTGGGTGAGTTGTCAAATCAAATCAGTGACTGTATCTTTGATCTCAAACACATCTTGAGAGAAATGGGTCAAATTTTTGAAGCCTCTCAGACAGTGAAAACAATTGATGGTAACTGCATTGCATCACTTCCTGGAATTGCAACTGAGCTCCTTATATCTGGTCATCCTCTGGAACTCATGGATGGAGATGCTGCCCATGTACCTGTGAAGTGGATTTGCTCAGTTTTGGATAAAGTGCAGGAGAAGCTTGGTGACGTGAGGCTTTTTGTATTGTCCGTACTTGGCCTTCAGAGCAGTGGCAAATCCACTTTACTGAATGCCATGTTTGGCCTGCAATTTGATGTGAGTGCAGggaggtgcactagaggggcctTCATGCAGTTAATTAAAGTGGATGATGAAATTCAAGCAGAGATAAAATATGATTATATTCTTGTAGTGGACACGGAGGGTTTGAGAGCAATAGAGCTGTCAAACAAGAAATCATTAAGCCATGATAATGAGTTGGCTACATTTGTTATGGGTCTAGGCAACATAACTGTAATTAACATCTTTGGAGAAAATCCCTCCGAGATTCAAGACATTCTTCAGATTTCTGTTCAGGCATTTTTAAGAATGAAGCAAGTGAATCTTTCTCCAAGCTGCCTGTTTGTCCATCAGAATGTTGAAGAAACTGGGGCTAAGGATAAAAATATGGAGGCCAGACGCCGACTCCAGGAGAAACTGGATGAGATGACTCGAGTGGCTGCAGAAGAGGAG